A genomic window from Flavobacterium hankyongi includes:
- a CDS encoding 3-hydroxyacyl-CoA dehydrogenase family protein, with protein MKNIAVIGAGTMGNGIAHTFAQSGFTVKLIDISEKSLEKGMATIATNLDRMVAKGTITEDDKHKTIGNIITYTDIKDGVVGCDLVVEAATENVGLKLNIFKQLSEVCDHNVILATNTSSISITQIAAQVVHPERVIGMHFMNPVPIMKLVEIIRGYNTSDEVTKIIMDLSVKLGKIPTEVNDYPGFVANRILMPMINEAIETLYNGVGGVYEIDTVMKLGMAHPMGPLQLADFIGLDVCLSILNVMYDGFKNPKYAPCPLLVNMVMAGKLGVKSGEGFYDYSESKKAEKVSSQFSK; from the coding sequence ATGAAAAACATCGCTGTAATAGGAGCTGGAACAATGGGTAACGGAATTGCCCACACATTTGCGCAAAGTGGTTTTACTGTAAAACTTATCGATATTTCAGAAAAATCTCTGGAAAAAGGAATGGCAACTATTGCCACTAATCTTGACAGAATGGTTGCGAAAGGAACCATCACTGAAGATGACAAACACAAAACAATTGGCAACATAATTACGTACACAGATATTAAAGATGGTGTAGTAGGTTGTGATTTAGTGGTTGAAGCAGCCACTGAGAATGTTGGTTTAAAACTAAACATATTTAAACAGTTAAGTGAAGTTTGTGATCACAATGTTATATTAGCGACAAACACGTCATCTATTTCTATTACTCAAATTGCAGCCCAAGTAGTTCATCCAGAAAGAGTAATTGGTATGCACTTTATGAATCCGGTACCAATTATGAAATTAGTAGAAATCATTCGTGGTTATAACACATCTGATGAAGTAACTAAAATCATTATGGATTTATCTGTTAAGTTAGGAAAAATCCCTACTGAAGTTAATGATTACCCTGGTTTCGTTGCTAATCGCATTTTAATGCCAATGATTAATGAAGCTATCGAAACGTTATACAATGGTGTTGGTGGTGTTTATGAAATTGATACCGTAATGAAATTAGGAATGGCTCATCCAATGGGGCCATTACAGTTAGCTGATTTTATTGGTCTTGATGTATGTTTATCAATCTTAAACGTAATGTACGACGGATTCAAAAATCCTAAATATGCTCCTTGCCCACTATTGGTAAACATGGTTATGGCTGGAAAATTAGGAGTAAAATCTGGAGAAGGTTTCTATGACTATTCAGAAAGCAAAAAAGCTGAGAAAGTTTCTTCTCAATTTAGTAAATAA
- a CDS encoding Gfo/Idh/MocA family protein: protein MLKIGVLGAGHLGKIHLRLLNQSEKYELVGFYDENQEYAKKIAAEFGYTHFDTIAKLIHAVDVIDIVTPTLSHYKCAKVAIKSGKHVFIEKPISTTVEEAEEIIALAKEYNVKGQVGHVERFNPAFKAVKGKIENPMFIETHRLAEFNPRGTDVPVVLDLMIHDIDAILSVVNSKVKEVNASGVSVISDSPDIANARIEFENGCVANITSSRISMKNMRKSRFFQRDAYISVDFLDKICEVVKMKDAPEVPGDFDMILQNAEGVKKQIYYDNPSIEPNNAILDELESFADAINNDTIPVVTLEQATEALRVAYQIIDSMNK, encoded by the coding sequence ATGCTAAAAATAGGCGTTTTAGGTGCTGGTCATCTTGGAAAAATACATTTACGATTACTCAATCAATCTGAAAAATATGAATTAGTTGGTTTTTATGATGAAAACCAAGAATATGCAAAAAAAATAGCAGCCGAATTTGGTTACACACACTTCGACACCATAGCTAAATTAATTCATGCTGTTGATGTAATAGATATTGTTACTCCTACCCTTTCTCATTATAAATGTGCCAAAGTTGCCATAAAATCAGGTAAACACGTTTTTATCGAAAAACCAATATCAACTACAGTAGAAGAAGCCGAAGAAATTATTGCTTTGGCCAAAGAATACAATGTTAAGGGTCAAGTAGGTCATGTGGAAAGATTTAACCCTGCTTTTAAAGCAGTAAAAGGAAAAATCGAAAATCCTATGTTTATTGAAACACATCGCTTGGCAGAATTTAATCCGAGAGGGACTGATGTTCCTGTAGTTTTAGATTTAATGATTCATGATATTGATGCTATTTTAAGTGTTGTAAATTCGAAAGTAAAGGAAGTAAACGCTAGCGGAGTATCTGTAATTAGTGACTCTCCTGATATTGCAAATGCTAGAATAGAATTCGAAAATGGTTGCGTTGCCAACATTACTTCGAGCCGTATTTCTATGAAAAATATGCGTAAGTCTAGATTTTTTCAGCGTGATGCATACATTTCTGTAGATTTCTTAGATAAAATATGTGAGGTTGTAAAAATGAAAGATGCACCCGAAGTTCCCGGTGATTTTGACATGATTTTACAAAATGCAGAAGGTGTTAAAAAGCAAATTTATTATGATAATCCATCAATAGAGCCTAACAACGCTATTTTAGATGAATTAGAATCGTTTGCAGATGCAATAAATAATGACACAATACCTGTTGTAACTCTAGAGCAAGCTACTGAAGCTTTACGAGTTGCATATCAGATTATTGACTCGATGAATAAATAA
- a CDS encoding protein-L-isoaspartate(D-aspartate) O-methyltransferase yields MRDLAKHQGLRNQLVSILEKKGIKDKNVLEAIRKIPRHLFLNSSFEDFAYQDKPFPIGAGQTISQPYTVAFQTELLQVKKDDKVLEIGTGSGYQTAVLFMMGAKVFSIERQNELFKKTSLLLPKLGVRAKQLIFGDGYKGLPGHAPFDSIIVTAGAPFIPQPLMAQLKIGGRLVIPVGEDVQVMTLLIRKTETQFEKHELGDFRFVPLLEDKN; encoded by the coding sequence GTGAGAGATTTGGCCAAACATCAAGGACTTAGAAATCAGTTAGTAAGCATTCTGGAAAAAAAAGGGATTAAAGATAAAAATGTATTGGAAGCTATTAGAAAGATACCAAGACATTTGTTTTTAAACTCAAGTTTTGAAGATTTTGCGTATCAGGACAAACCATTTCCAATTGGTGCAGGACAAACTATATCTCAACCTTATACAGTTGCTTTTCAAACGGAATTACTACAAGTCAAAAAGGACGATAAAGTTTTAGAAATTGGTACAGGATCTGGTTATCAAACAGCTGTTTTGTTCATGATGGGGGCAAAGGTCTTCTCTATCGAAAGACAAAATGAACTTTTCAAAAAAACATCTTTATTACTACCAAAACTTGGAGTACGTGCTAAACAGTTAATTTTTGGAGATGGATATAAAGGATTGCCAGGTCATGCTCCTTTTGATAGTATAATTGTTACAGCTGGTGCACCATTTATACCGCAACCGTTAATGGCTCAACTTAAAATAGGAGGGCGATTAGTAATTCCTGTTGGTGAAGATGTTCAGGTTATGACTTTACTTATTAGAAAAACGGAGACACAATTTGAAAAACATGAACTTGGAGACTTTAGATTTGTTCCTTTATTAGAAGATAAAAATTAA
- a CDS encoding OmpW/AlkL family protein encodes MKKVILGLVALFAFQAGYSQSSKSTDFLRWKMRLRVVGVVPDEKSDVTTIGGKVDVSNEIIPELDFTYFFTKNIATELILGTSKHEVKTIGSDISAVGGPTNYNVDLGTVRLLPPTLTVQYHFNQEKDNVFKPYLGAGVNYTIFYDIKAGNIVKDIEYKNSLGYAFQAGFDLMVTDKFFINADIKKMFLKTDVTVDASNLAPNLSIPAKVDLNPLVLGMGVGMKF; translated from the coding sequence ATGAAAAAAGTTATTTTAGGGTTAGTTGCTCTATTTGCCTTTCAAGCAGGTTATTCTCAAAGTTCGAAATCAACTGATTTTTTAAGATGGAAAATGCGATTAAGGGTTGTAGGTGTAGTTCCTGATGAAAAATCAGATGTTACAACAATAGGTGGAAAAGTAGACGTTTCAAATGAAATTATTCCGGAATTAGATTTTACTTATTTTTTTACAAAAAATATTGCTACTGAGCTGATTTTAGGTACATCTAAGCATGAAGTAAAAACTATAGGTTCAGATATTTCTGCTGTTGGTGGTCCAACAAATTACAATGTTGATTTAGGTACTGTTAGATTATTACCTCCTACACTTACTGTTCAATATCATTTTAATCAAGAGAAGGATAATGTTTTTAAACCTTATTTAGGGGCAGGTGTAAATTATACTATTTTTTATGACATAAAAGCAGGAAATATAGTTAAAGATATAGAATATAAAAATTCATTGGGATATGCATTTCAAGCAGGGTTTGATTTAATGGTAACTGACAAGTTTTTTATAAATGCTGATATTAAAAAAATGTTTTTAAAGACAGATGTAACTGTAGATGCTTCAAATTTAGCTCCTAATTTAAGTATTCCTGCTAAAGTAGATTTAAATCCATTAGTTTTAGGAATGGGTGTAGGGATGAAATTTTAA
- the smpB gene encoding SsrA-binding protein SmpB, translated as MQKIVNILNKRAKFDYEIIDRYTAGIVLTGTEIKSIRLGKASIAESFCEFSGNELFVINSNIEEYLYGNHYNHKAKSERKLLLNKKELKGLLKDVQNKGLTIIPLRLFTNEKGLAKLDIALCRGKKNYDKRETIKDRDNKRDLDRIKKSYK; from the coding sequence ATGCAGAAAATAGTTAACATACTCAACAAAAGAGCAAAATTCGATTACGAGATTATTGATCGTTACACTGCTGGTATTGTATTAACAGGTACCGAAATAAAATCAATACGCTTAGGAAAAGCTTCAATAGCAGAAAGTTTTTGTGAATTTAGTGGCAACGAATTATTTGTAATCAATTCAAACATTGAAGAATATCTTTACGGAAATCATTATAATCACAAAGCAAAAAGTGAGCGTAAACTTTTATTGAACAAGAAAGAGTTGAAAGGCTTATTAAAAGATGTTCAAAACAAAGGATTAACTATTATCCCTTTACGTTTATTTACCAATGAAAAAGGATTGGCTAAACTTGATATAGCACTTTGCAGAGGTAAGAAAAACTACGATAAACGTGAAACTATAAAAGACAGAGATAACAAACGAGACTTAGACAGAATCAAGAAATCATATAAATAA
- a CDS encoding S8 family peptidase has translation MKKKLLRILAVVVIAFSSCTQDDSKFEEITVSPEQKNPLTSQQIVSKIDESLQTKGSFNWKDASNHEIWSALENGNNICTIGFGDSKNDFDRSKSISGKGYQNTIIQIIERYEGKSSKDFLISSDPFLNLIDVIIEKQETVIALRKNNFIRYVEPSDFRYFQNKGMVYQKSSSGCGLSSETISSSDYTTIAPNAKLPWAFNNHNIPAAWNYSTGAGVTIGVVDTGASTVNSLLNSSFNSGYSSGRSVQRYGVYVDSVWPWSTGTDGVNDKCGHGTSMSSVATAPRNNAGQPVGVAYNANLIAYRAASNVVLDGYHEQNGVKNAFTGLANNSSVKIISMSMGHIFSVGKIEDGVKYAYGKGKLIFCAGGTSTSFTNFVGVIFPAWMAETVAVTGIKEASTYQKCDVCHTGSKIDFTIMMERPSGSTIPVNSYYDGQGNYVGGSSVATATTAGIAALVWAKNPSWTRDQVLNKMKQTSHLYPNKHSEFGYGMPNALLAVQ, from the coding sequence ATGAAAAAAAAACTTTTAAGAATTCTTGCAGTAGTAGTTATTGCGTTTTCTTCGTGTACCCAAGATGATTCAAAATTTGAAGAAATTACTGTTTCTCCAGAACAAAAAAATCCTTTAACATCACAACAAATTGTTTCCAAAATTGATGAATCTCTTCAAACAAAAGGTTCATTTAATTGGAAAGACGCTTCGAATCATGAGATTTGGAGTGCCTTAGAAAATGGAAATAATATATGTACTATTGGATTTGGAGATAGTAAGAATGATTTCGACAGAAGTAAATCGATCAGTGGCAAAGGGTACCAAAATACTATTATTCAAATTATTGAAAGGTATGAAGGGAAATCGTCAAAAGATTTTTTAATTTCATCTGATCCATTTTTAAATCTAATTGATGTAATTATTGAAAAACAAGAAACAGTCATCGCACTTAGAAAAAATAATTTTATTAGATATGTTGAACCGTCCGATTTTAGATACTTTCAAAATAAAGGGATGGTTTATCAAAAATCATCTTCAGGATGTGGATTGAGTTCTGAAACGATTTCTTCATCGGATTATACAACTATAGCTCCAAATGCAAAATTACCTTGGGCATTTAACAATCATAATATTCCTGCAGCTTGGAATTATAGTACAGGAGCTGGTGTCACTATTGGTGTTGTTGATACAGGAGCATCAACAGTTAATTCACTTTTGAATTCAAGTTTTAATAGTGGATATTCTTCAGGAAGAAGTGTACAACGTTACGGAGTATATGTAGATTCTGTTTGGCCATGGAGTACAGGGACAGATGGTGTGAATGACAAGTGTGGTCATGGTACGAGTATGTCTTCAGTGGCAACAGCTCCTAGAAATAATGCAGGACAACCTGTTGGTGTGGCATATAATGCTAATTTAATTGCTTATAGAGCAGCTTCAAATGTTGTTTTAGATGGATATCATGAACAAAATGGAGTTAAGAATGCATTTACTGGATTAGCAAATAATTCAAGTGTTAAAATTATTTCGATGTCTATGGGACACATATTTTCTGTAGGAAAAATTGAAGATGGAGTTAAGTATGCTTATGGGAAAGGAAAATTAATTTTTTGTGCAGGAGGGACGTCAACAAGCTTTACAAACTTTGTAGGTGTAATTTTTCCAGCATGGATGGCTGAAACTGTTGCTGTAACAGGTATCAAAGAAGCTTCAACCTATCAAAAATGTGATGTGTGTCATACTGGTTCTAAAATTGATTTTACAATAATGATGGAGCGTCCTTCAGGTAGTACTATACCAGTAAATAGTTATTATGATGGTCAAGGAAACTATGTTGGTGGTTCTTCTGTGGCAACAGCAACTACAGCTGGTATTGCCGCTCTAGTTTGGGCTAAAAACCCTTCATGGACAAGAGATCAGGTTTTAAATAAAATGAAGCAAACATCGCATTTGTATCCAAATAAGCACTCTGAATTTGGTTATGGTATGCCAAATGCTTTGCTAGCGGTACAATAA
- a CDS encoding DUF3575 domain-containing protein, producing the protein MIKRLFILLLVLSFNAMHSQTYVKINGVTAFALIPNIGIETTLKNHLSFQADVSASFWKSINGGPLEFVIITPEIRYHINKDNQGLYFGGHIAGSTFKLQKWNYAETQYYQQGYNYMIGATIGYQKKISNKFLIDIFLGGGNQQAFYKGYSLYTGERVEKAHDYNKSGEWLPYRGGIMFCYTIN; encoded by the coding sequence ATGATAAAACGGTTATTTATATTACTTCTCGTTTTAAGTTTTAATGCTATGCATTCACAAACTTATGTAAAAATAAACGGGGTTACGGCTTTTGCTCTAATTCCTAATATTGGTATTGAAACAACTTTAAAAAATCACTTAAGTTTTCAAGCCGATGTTAGTGCATCTTTTTGGAAGTCAATTAATGGTGGCCCTTTAGAATTTGTAATTATCACCCCTGAAATCAGATATCATATAAACAAAGATAATCAAGGACTATATTTTGGAGGTCATATTGCAGGAAGTACTTTTAAACTTCAAAAATGGAATTATGCAGAAACTCAATATTATCAGCAAGGATACAATTATATGATTGGAGCAACTATTGGTTATCAAAAAAAAATCTCAAATAAATTCTTAATAGACATTTTTTTAGGAGGAGGAAATCAACAAGCCTTTTACAAAGGTTATTCATTATATACCGGAGAAAGAGTTGAAAAAGCACATGACTATAACAAAAGTGGAGAATGGCTTCCATATAGAGGTGGAATAATGTTTTGCTATACTATAAATTAA
- a CDS encoding GNAT family N-acetyltransferase, giving the protein MKKKTSQYHSKYNNNMNTISFLPFQNLESERLLLRQITTDDVNEVFEMRSNPEIMKFVPRPLVTTKEEALGHIKLIQSKIEENEGINWAITLKGNPKLIGIIGHYKISWENLRSEIGYMILPEYHGKGITSEAVKLLIDYGFNTMKMHSLEAVIDPRNQASAKVLEKNNFVLEAQFKEDTLWQGEWLDTNIYSLLNKN; this is encoded by the coding sequence ATGAAGAAAAAAACTTCTCAATATCATTCGAAATACAATAACAACATGAATACCATTTCCTTTTTACCCTTTCAAAATTTAGAATCAGAAAGATTACTTCTAAGACAAATCACAACTGATGATGTTAACGAAGTTTTTGAAATGAGGAGTAATCCCGAGATTATGAAATTTGTACCAAGACCCTTAGTAACTACAAAAGAGGAAGCTTTAGGACATATTAAATTAATACAAAGCAAAATTGAAGAAAATGAAGGTATTAATTGGGCAATTACTCTTAAAGGAAATCCTAAACTAATTGGTATTATTGGTCATTATAAAATTTCATGGGAAAACTTACGATCTGAAATTGGTTATATGATTTTACCAGAATACCATGGTAAAGGGATAACATCAGAAGCTGTTAAACTTCTTATTGATTATGGCTTTAATACAATGAAAATGCATTCATTAGAAGCAGTTATTGACCCAAGAAACCAGGCATCTGCAAAAGTATTAGAAAAAAATAATTTTGTTCTTGAAGCACAATTTAAAGAAGACACATTATGGCAAGGTGAATGGCTTGATACCAATATATATTCACTACTAAATAAAAATTAA